The DNA segment TATATTTGCCTGTCTAAATGTCCCTTATATTTGCCTGTGTCTATATGTCCCTTATATTTACCTGTCTAAATGTCCCTTATATTTGCCTGTGTCTATATGTCCCTTATCTTTGCCTGTTTCTATATGTCCCTAATCTTTGACTGTGTCTATATGTGCCTTATCTTTGCCTGTGTCTATATGTTCCTGATCTATGCCTGTGTCTATATGTCCCTTATCTTTGCCTGTGTCTATATGTCCCTTATCTTTGCCTGTCTAAATGTCCCTTATCTTTGCCTGTGTCTATATGTCCCTTATCTTTGCCTGTTTCTATATGTCCCTTATATTTGCCTGTGTCTATATGTCCCTCATCTTTGACTGTGTCTATATGTCCCTTATCTTTGACTGTGTCTATATGTCCCTTATCTTTGCCTGTGTCTATATGTCCCTTATCTTTGACTGTGTCTATATGTCCCTTATCTTTGCCTGTGTCTATATGTCCCTCATCTTTGCCTGTGTCTATATGTCCCTTATCTTTGCCTGTGTCTATATGTCCCTTATCTTTGCCTGTCTAAATGTCCCTTATCTTTGCCTGTTTCTATATGTCCCTTATATTTGCCTGTGTCTATATGTCCCTCATCTTTGACTGTGTCTATATGTCCCTCATCTTTGACTGTGTCTATATGTCCCTCATCTTTGACTGTGTCTATATGTCCCTTATATTTGCCTGTGTCTATATGTCCCTCATCTTTGACTGTGTCTAAATGTCCCTCATCTTTGACTGTGTCTATATGTCCCTCATCTTTGACTGTGTCTATATGTCCCTCATCTTTGACTGTGTCTATATGTCCCTTATATTTGCCTGTGTCTATATGTCCCTCATCTTTGACTGTGTCTAAATGTCCCTCATCTTTGACTGTGTCTATATGTCCCTCATCTTTGACTGTGTCTATATGTCCCTTATATTTGCCTGTGTCTATATGTCCCTTATCTTTGCCTGTCTAAATGTCCCTTACATTTGCCCGTGTCTATATGTCCCTTATCTTTGCCTGTGTCTATATGTCCTTCATCTTTGACTGTGTCTATATGTCCCTCATCTTTGACTGTGTCTATATGTCCCTTATATTTGCCTGTGTCTATATGTCCCTTATCTTTGCCTGTCTAAATGTCCCTTATCGTTGCCTGTGTCTATATGTTCCTGATCTATGCCTGTGTCTATATGTCCCTTATCTTTGCCTGTGTCTATATGTTCCTGATCTATGCCTGTGTCTATATGTCCCTTATCTTTGCCTGTGTCTATATGTCCCTTATCTTTGCCTGTCTAAATGTCCCTTATCTTTGCCTGTGTCTATATGTCCCTTATCTTTGCCTGTTTCTATATGTCCCTTATATTTGCCTGTGTCTATATGTCCCTCATCTTTGACTGTGTCTATATGTCCCTTATCTTTGACTGTGTCTATATGTCCCTTATCTTTGCCTGTGTCTATATGTCCCTTATCTTTGACTGTGTCTATATGTCCCTTATCTTTGCCTGTGTCTATATGTCCCTCATCTTTGCCTGTGTCTATATGTCCCTTATCTTTGCCTGTGTCTATATGTCCCTTATCTTTGCCTGTCTAAATGTCCCTTATCTTTGCCTGTTTCTATATGTCCCTTATATTTGCCTGTGTCTATATGTCCCTCATCTTTGACTGTGTCTATATGTCCCTCATCTTTGACTGTGTCTATATGTCCCTCATCTTTGACTGTGTCTATATGTCCCTTATATTTGCCTGTGTCTATATGTCCCTCATCTTTGACTGTGTCTAAATGTCCCTCATCTTTGACTGTGTCTATATGTCCCTCATCTTTGACTGTGTCTATATGTCCCTCATCTTTGACTGTGTCTATATGTCCCTTATATTTGCCTGTGTCTATATGTCCCTTATCTTTGACTGTGTCTATATGTCCCTTATCTTTGCCTGTCTAAATGTCCCTAATATTTGCCTGTGTCTATATGTCCCTTATATTTACCTGTCTAAATGTCCCTTATATTTGCCTGTGTCTATATGTCCCTTATCTATGCCTGTGTCTATATGTCCCTTATATTTGCCTGTGTCTATATGTCCCTTATATTTGCCTGTGTCTATATGTCCCTCATCTTTGACTGTGTCTAAATGTCCCTCATCTTTGACTGTGTCTATATGTTCCTGATCTATGCCTGTGTCTATATGTCCCTTATCTTTGCCTGTCTAAATGTCCCTTATCTTTGCCTGTTTCTATATGTCCCTTATATTTGCCTGTGTCTATATGTCCCTCATCTTTGACTGTGTCTATATGTCCCTCATCTTTGACTGTGTCTATATGTCCCTCATCTTTGACTGTGTCTATATGTCCCTTATATTTGCCTGTGTCTATATGTCCCTCATCTTTGCCTGTCTAAATGTCCCTTATCTTTGCCTGTTTCTATATGTCCCTTATATTTGCCTGTGTCTATATGTCCCTCATCTTTGCCTGTGTCTATATGTCCCTTATCTTTGCCTGTGTCTATATGTCCCTTATCTTTGCCTGTCTAAATGTCCCTTATCTTTGCCTGTTTCTATATGTCCCTTATATTTGCCTGTGTCTATATGTCCCTCATCTTTGACTGTGTCTATATGTCCCTCATCTTTGACTGTGTCTATATGTCCCTCATCTTTGACTGTGTCTATATGTCCCTTATATTTGCCTGTGTCTATATGTCCCTCATCTTTGACTGTGTCTAAATGTCCCTCATCTTTGACTGTGTCTATATGTCCCTTATCTTTGCCTGTTTCTATATGTCCCTTATATTTGCCTGTGTCTATATGTCCCTCATCTTTGACTGTGTCTATATGTCCCTTATCTTTGCCTGTGTCTATATGTCCCTTATATTTGCCTGTGTCTATATGTCCCTTATCTTTGACTGTGTCTATATGTCCCTTATCTTTGCCTGTCTAAATGTCCCTAATATTTGCCTGTGTCTATATGTCCCTTATATTTACCTGTCTAAATGTCCCTTATATTTGCCTGTGTCTATATGTCCCTTATATTTGCCTGTGTCTATATGTCCCTTATATTTGCCTGTGTCTATATGTCCCTTATATTTGCCTGTGTCTATATGTCCCTCATCTTTGACTGTGTCTAAATGTCCCTCATCTTTGACTGTGTCTATATGTTCCTGATCTATGCCTGTGTCTATATGTCCCTTATCTTTGCCCGTGTCTATATGTCCCTTATCTTTGCCTGTGTCTATATGTCCCTCATCTTTGACTGTGTCTATATGTCCCTCATCTTTGAC comes from the Mytilus trossulus isolate FHL-02 chromosome 3, PNRI_Mtr1.1.1.hap1, whole genome shotgun sequence genome and includes:
- the LOC134711140 gene encoding uncharacterized protein LOC134711140, which produces MSSGPTFNFYYTYGGALCFLVCKDKGHIDTGKYKGHIDTVKDEGHIDTVKDEGHIDTGKDKGHIDTGKDKGHIDTGIDQEHIDTVKDEGHLDTVKDEGHIDTGKDKGHIDTVKDKGHIDTGKYKGHIDTGKDKGHIDTVKDEGHIDTGKYKGHIETGKDKGHIDTVKDEGHLDTVKDEGHIDTGKYKGHIDTVKDEGHIDTVKDEGHIDTVKDEGHIDTGKDKGHIDTVKDKGHIDTGKYKGHIDTVKDEGHIDTVKDEGHIDTVKDEGHLDTVKDEGHIDTGKYKGHIDTVKDEGHIDTVKDEGHIDTVKDEGHIDTGKDKGHIDTGKDKGHIDTGKDEGHIDTGKDKGHIDTVKDKGHIDTGKDKGHIDTVKDKGHIDTVKDEGHIDTGKYKGHIETGKDKGHIDTGKDKGHIDTGKYKGHIDTVKDEGHIDTVKDEGHLDTVKDEGHIDTGKYKGHIDTVKDEGHIDTVKDEGHIDTVKDEGHLDTVKDEGHIDTGKYKGHIDTVKDEGHIDTVKDEGHIDTVKDEGHIDTGKDKGHIDTGKDKGHIDTGKDEGHIDTGKDKGHIDTVKDKGHIDTGKDKGHIDTVKDKGHIDTVKDEGHIDTGKYKGHIETGKDKGHIDTGKDKGHLDRQR